One genomic segment of Pongo abelii isolate AG06213 chromosome 13, NHGRI_mPonAbe1-v2.0_pri, whole genome shotgun sequence includes these proteins:
- the TUT7 gene encoding terminal uridylyltransferase 7 isoform X7, with protein MLDVKHQPSVPVGQLWVELLRFYALEFNLADLVISIRVKELVSRELKDWPKKRIAIEDPYSVKRNVARTLNSQPVFEYILHCLRTTYKYFALPHKITKSSLPKPLNAITCISEHSKEVINHDPDVQTKDDKLKNSVLAQSPGATSSAANTCNVQPLTLKETAESFGSPPKEEMGNEHISVHPENSDCIQADVNSDDYKDVKVHHPETGRKNEKEKVGRKGKHLLTVDQKRGERVVCGSTRNNESESTLDLEGFQNPTAKECEGLATLDNKADLDGESTEGTEELEDSLNHFTHSVQGQTSEMIPSDEEEDDDEEEEEEEEPRLTINQREDEDGMANEDELDNTYTGSGDEDALSEEDDELGEPAKYEDVKECGKHVEGALLVELNKINLKEENVCEENSPVDQSDFFYEFSKLIFTKGKSPTVVCSLCKREGHLKKDCPEDFKRIQLEPLPPLTPKFLNILDQVCIQCYKDFSPTIIEDQAREHIRQNLESFIRQDFPGTKLSLFGSSKNGFGFKQSDLDVCMTINGLETAEGLDCVRTIEELARVLRKHSGLRNILPITTAKVPIVKFFHLRSGLEVDISLYNTLALHNTRLLSAYSAIDPRVKYLCYTMKVFTKMCDIGDASRGSLSSYAYTLMVLYFLQQRNPPVIPVLQEIYKGEKKPEIFVDGWNIYFFDQIDELPAYWPECGKNTESVGQLWLGLLRFYTEEFDFKEHVISIRRKSLLTTFKKQWTSKYIVIEDPFDLNHNLGAGLSRKMTNFIMKAFINGRRVFGIPVKGLPKDYPSKMEYFFDPDVLTEGELAPNDRCCRICGKIGHFMKDCPMRRKVRRRRDQEDALNQRYPENKEKRSKEDKEIHNKYTEREVSTKEDKPIQCTPQKAKPMRAAADLGREKILRPPVEKWKRQDDKDLREKRCFICGREGHIKKECPQFKGSSGSLSSKYMTQGKASAKRTQQES; from the exons ATGTTGGATGTGAAACACCAGCCTTCAGTACCAGTTGGGCAGCTCTGGGTGGAATTGCTGCGATTCTATGCTTTAGAATTTAATTTGGCTGATTTAGTGATAAGTATTCGTGTCAAAGAATTGGTATCTCGGGAATTGAAGGATTGGCCCAAAAAGCGCATTGCCATTGAAG atCCCTACTCTGTTAAAAGAAATGTGGCAAGAACCCTAAATAGTCAACCTGTGTTTGAATATATACTTCATTGTTTAAGGACAACATACAAGTATTTTGCTCTTCCACACAAAATTACAAAATCCAGCCTTCCAAAGCCTCTGAATGCAATTACATGTATATCAGAACATTCTAAAGAAGTAATAAATCATGATCCAGATGTACAAACAAAAGATGATAAGCTCAAAAACTCAGTTTTGGCCCAAAGTCCTGGTGCTACCAGTTCAGCTGCAAATACCTGTAACGTACAGCCACTTACTCTTAAAGAGACTGCTGAAAGTTTTGGAAGCCCACcaaaagaagaaatgggaaatGAACACATCAGTGTCCACCCTGAAAACTCAGACTGTATCCAAGCAGATGTTAACTCTGATGATTACAAGGATGTTAAAGTACACCATCcagaaacaggaaggaaaaacGAGAAAGAGAAAGTTGGAAGGAAGGGCAAGCATCTGTTGACTGTTGATCAGAAACGTGGAGAGCGTGTTGTCTGTGGCAGCACACGTAATAATGAGTCAGAGAGCACTTTGGATTTAGAAGGCTTCCAAAATCCCACAGCTAAAGAGTGTGAGGGACTTGCCACTTTAGATAACAAGGCTGATCTTGATGGAGAAAGTACAGAAGGTACTGAGGAACTAGAAGACTCTCTAAACCACTTTACCCACTCAGTACAGGGCCAGACATCAGAAATGATTCCCTCTGATGAAGAGGAGGACGACGacgaagaagaggaggaggaagaagaaccTAGGCTCACCATTAACCAAAGGGAAGATGAAGATGGCATGGCTAATGAAGATGAGTTAGACAACACCTACACTGGGTCAGGGGATGAGGACGCCCTATCTGAAGAGGATGATGAGTTAGGCGAGCCTGCTAAGTATGAAGATGTGAAAGAATGTGGAAAACATGTAGAAGGAGCTCTCCTAGTggaacttaataaaataaatcttaaggAAGAAAATGTATGTGAAGAAAATTCACCTGTGGAtcagtctgattttttttatgaATTCAGTAAACTTATCTTCACCAAAGGCAAG TCTCCTACGGTAGTGTGCAGCTTATGCAAACGAGAGGGTCATCTAAAGAAGGACTGTCCTGAAGACTTCAAAAGAATCCAGCTAGAACCTCTGCCACCGTTAACACCcaagtttttaaatatcttagATCAAGTCTGTATCCAGTGTTATA AGGATTTTTCTCCAACAATTATAGAAGATCAGGCTCGTGAACATATTCGGCAAAACCTAGAAAGTTTCATAAGACAGGACTTTCCAG GAACTAAATTGAGCCTGTTTGGCTCCTCCAAAAATGGATTTGGGTTCAAACAGAGTGACCTTGACGTCTGTATGACAATTAATGGACTTGAAACTGCTGAG GGATTGGACTGTGTCAGAACTATTGAAGAATTAGCAAGAGTCCTCAGAAAACATTCAG GTCTGAGAAACATCTTACCTATTACAACAGCAAAGGTGCCAATTGTGAAGTTCTTCCATTTGAGAAGTGGTCTGGAAGTAGATATCAGTTTGTATAACACATTG gCCCTTCATAACACAAGGCTTTTATCTGCTTATTCTGCCATTGATCCCAGAGTGAAGTATTTGTGCTATACCATGAAAGTATTTACAAAG ATGTGTGATATTGGTGATGCATCTAGAGGCAGCTTATCATCGTATGCATATACTCTTATGGTGCTATATTTTCTCCAGCAGAGGAATCCACCAGTCATTCCTGTCCTTCAAGAG atatacaaaggtgaaaagaaacctgaaatatttgttgatggctggaatatttatttttttgatcaaATAGATGAACTG cCTGCCTATTGGCCAGAATGTGGAAAAAATACAGAATCTGTTGGGCAGTTATGGTTGGGCCTTCTTCGTTTCTACACAGAGGAATTTGATTTTAAAGAACATGTTATTAGCATCAGGAGAAAAAGTCTGCTTACAACTTTTAAGAAACAGTGGACCTCAAAATACATTGTTATTGAAG ATCCCTTCGATTTGAATCATAATCTTGGAGCTGGATTATCAAGGAAAA TGACAAATTTTATAATGAAGGCTTTTATCAATGGTAGAAGAGTATTTGGTATTCCTGTCAAGGGGCTTCCAAAGGACTACCCCTCAAAAATG GAATACTTTTTTGATCCAGATGTGTTAACTGAAGGAGAGCTGGCCCCAAATGATAGATGTTGTCGAATTTGTGGAAAAATCGGACACTTCATGAAGGACTGTCCTATGAGGAGAAA AGTAAGACGGCGGCGAGATCAGGAAGATGCCCTGAACCAAAGATACCCTGAGaacaaggaaaaaagaagcaaagaggaCAAAGAAATTCACAACAAGTACACAGAAAGGGAGGTGTCAACAAAAGAGGATAAGCCCATACAGTGCACACCTCAGAAAGCCAAGCCAATGCGGGCAGCTGCTGACCTGGGGAGGGAGAAGATCCTCAGGCCACCAGTAGAAAAATGGAAGAGACAGGATGACAAAGACTTAAGAGAAAAACGTTGTTTTATTTGTGGAAGAGAAGGGCACATTAAAAAGGAATGCCCACAGTTTAAAGGCTCTTCAG
- the TUT7 gene encoding terminal uridylyltransferase 7 isoform X8 codes for MGNEHISVHPENSDCIQADVNSDDYKDVKVHHPETGRKNEKEKVGRKGKHLLTVDQKRGERVVCGSTRNNESESTLDLEGFQNPTAKECEGLATLDNKADLDGESTEGTEELEDSLNHFTHSVQGQTSEMIPSDEEEDDDEEEEEEEEPRLTINQREDEDGMANEDELDNTYTGSGDEDALSEEDDELGEPAKYEDVKECGKHVEGALLVELNKINLKEENVCEENSPVDQSDFFYEFSKLIFTKGKSPTVVCSLCKREGHLKKDCPEDFKRIQLEPLPPLTPKFLNILDQVCIQCYKDFSPTIIEDQAREHIRQNLESFIRQDFPGTKLSLFGSSKNGFGFKQSDLDVCMTINGLETAEGLDCVRTIEELARVLRKHSGLRNILPITTAKVPIVKFFHLRSGLEVDISLYNTLALHNTRLLSAYSAIDPRVKYLCYTMKVFTKMCDIGDASRGSLSSYAYTLMVLYFLQQRNPPVIPVLQEIYKGEKKPEIFVDGWNIYFFDQIDELPAYWPECGKNTESVGQLWLGLLRFYTEEFDFKEHVISIRRKSLLTTFKKQWTSKYIVIEDPFDLNHNLGAGLSRKMTNFIMKAFINGRRVFGIPVKGLPKDYPSKMEYFFDPDVLTEGELAPNDRCCRICGKIGHFMKDCPMRRKVRRRRDQEDALNQRYPENKEKRSKEDKEIHNKYTEREVSTKEDKPIQCTPQKAKPMRAAADLGREKILRPPVEKWKRQDDKDLREKRCFICGREGHIKKECPQFKGSSGSLSSKYMTQGKASAKRTQQES; via the exons atgggaaatGAACACATCAGTGTCCACCCTGAAAACTCAGACTGTATCCAAGCAGATGTTAACTCTGATGATTACAAGGATGTTAAAGTACACCATCcagaaacaggaaggaaaaacGAGAAAGAGAAAGTTGGAAGGAAGGGCAAGCATCTGTTGACTGTTGATCAGAAACGTGGAGAGCGTGTTGTCTGTGGCAGCACACGTAATAATGAGTCAGAGAGCACTTTGGATTTAGAAGGCTTCCAAAATCCCACAGCTAAAGAGTGTGAGGGACTTGCCACTTTAGATAACAAGGCTGATCTTGATGGAGAAAGTACAGAAGGTACTGAGGAACTAGAAGACTCTCTAAACCACTTTACCCACTCAGTACAGGGCCAGACATCAGAAATGATTCCCTCTGATGAAGAGGAGGACGACGacgaagaagaggaggaggaagaagaaccTAGGCTCACCATTAACCAAAGGGAAGATGAAGATGGCATGGCTAATGAAGATGAGTTAGACAACACCTACACTGGGTCAGGGGATGAGGACGCCCTATCTGAAGAGGATGATGAGTTAGGCGAGCCTGCTAAGTATGAAGATGTGAAAGAATGTGGAAAACATGTAGAAGGAGCTCTCCTAGTggaacttaataaaataaatcttaaggAAGAAAATGTATGTGAAGAAAATTCACCTGTGGAtcagtctgattttttttatgaATTCAGTAAACTTATCTTCACCAAAGGCAAG TCTCCTACGGTAGTGTGCAGCTTATGCAAACGAGAGGGTCATCTAAAGAAGGACTGTCCTGAAGACTTCAAAAGAATCCAGCTAGAACCTCTGCCACCGTTAACACCcaagtttttaaatatcttagATCAAGTCTGTATCCAGTGTTATA AGGATTTTTCTCCAACAATTATAGAAGATCAGGCTCGTGAACATATTCGGCAAAACCTAGAAAGTTTCATAAGACAGGACTTTCCAG GAACTAAATTGAGCCTGTTTGGCTCCTCCAAAAATGGATTTGGGTTCAAACAGAGTGACCTTGACGTCTGTATGACAATTAATGGACTTGAAACTGCTGAG GGATTGGACTGTGTCAGAACTATTGAAGAATTAGCAAGAGTCCTCAGAAAACATTCAG GTCTGAGAAACATCTTACCTATTACAACAGCAAAGGTGCCAATTGTGAAGTTCTTCCATTTGAGAAGTGGTCTGGAAGTAGATATCAGTTTGTATAACACATTG gCCCTTCATAACACAAGGCTTTTATCTGCTTATTCTGCCATTGATCCCAGAGTGAAGTATTTGTGCTATACCATGAAAGTATTTACAAAG ATGTGTGATATTGGTGATGCATCTAGAGGCAGCTTATCATCGTATGCATATACTCTTATGGTGCTATATTTTCTCCAGCAGAGGAATCCACCAGTCATTCCTGTCCTTCAAGAG atatacaaaggtgaaaagaaacctgaaatatttgttgatggctggaatatttatttttttgatcaaATAGATGAACTG cCTGCCTATTGGCCAGAATGTGGAAAAAATACAGAATCTGTTGGGCAGTTATGGTTGGGCCTTCTTCGTTTCTACACAGAGGAATTTGATTTTAAAGAACATGTTATTAGCATCAGGAGAAAAAGTCTGCTTACAACTTTTAAGAAACAGTGGACCTCAAAATACATTGTTATTGAAG ATCCCTTCGATTTGAATCATAATCTTGGAGCTGGATTATCAAGGAAAA TGACAAATTTTATAATGAAGGCTTTTATCAATGGTAGAAGAGTATTTGGTATTCCTGTCAAGGGGCTTCCAAAGGACTACCCCTCAAAAATG GAATACTTTTTTGATCCAGATGTGTTAACTGAAGGAGAGCTGGCCCCAAATGATAGATGTTGTCGAATTTGTGGAAAAATCGGACACTTCATGAAGGACTGTCCTATGAGGAGAAA AGTAAGACGGCGGCGAGATCAGGAAGATGCCCTGAACCAAAGATACCCTGAGaacaaggaaaaaagaagcaaagaggaCAAAGAAATTCACAACAAGTACACAGAAAGGGAGGTGTCAACAAAAGAGGATAAGCCCATACAGTGCACACCTCAGAAAGCCAAGCCAATGCGGGCAGCTGCTGACCTGGGGAGGGAGAAGATCCTCAGGCCACCAGTAGAAAAATGGAAGAGACAGGATGACAAAGACTTAAGAGAAAAACGTTGTTTTATTTGTGGAAGAGAAGGGCACATTAAAAAGGAATGCCCACAGTTTAAAGGCTCTTCAG
- the TUT7 gene encoding terminal uridylyltransferase 7 isoform X6, which produces MSVFCLFLTLDLWHDGEGRQLFGVYYCENLRSDCSLRLYGSSCSRLGFKNSDVNIDIQFPAIMSQPDVLLLVQECLKNSDSFIDVDADFHARVPVVVCREKQSGLLCKVSAGNENACLTTKHLTALGKLEPKLVPLVIAFRYWAKLCSIDRPEEGGLPPYVFALMAIFFLQQRKEPLLPVYLGSWIEGFSLSKLGNFNLQDIEKDVVIWEHTDSAAGDTGTTKEEAPRETPIKRGQVSLMLDVKHQPSVPVGQLWVELLRFYALEFNLADLVISIRVKELVSRELKDWPKKRIAIEDPYSVKRNVARTLNSQPVFEYILHCLRTTYKYFALPHKITKSSLPKPLNAITCISEHSKEVINHDPDVQTKDDKLKNSVLAQSPGATSSAANTCNVQPLTLKETAESFGSPPKEEMGNEHISVHPENSDCIQADVNSDDYKDVKVHHPETGRKNEKEKVGRKGKHLLTVDQKRGERVVCGSTRNNESESTLDLEGFQNPTAKECEGLATLDNKADLDGESTEGTEELEDSLNHFTHSVQGQTSEMIPSDEEEDDDEEEEEEEEPRLTINQREDEDGMANEDELDNTYTGSGDEDALSEEDDELGEPAKYEDVKECGKHVEGALLVELNKINLKEENVCEENSPVDQSDFFYEFSKLIFTKGKSPTVVCSLCKREGHLKKDCPEDFKRIQLEPLPPLTPKFLNILDQVCIQCYKDFSPTIIEDQAREHIRQNLESFIRQDFPGTKLSLFGSSKNGFGFKQSDLDVCMTINGLETAEGLDCVRTIEELARVLRKHSGLRNILPITTAKVPIVKFFHLRSGLEVDISLYNTLALHNTRLLSAYSAIDPRVKYLCYTMKVFTKMCDIGDASRGSLSSYAYTLMVLYFLQQRNPPVIPVLQEIYKGEKKPEIFVDGWNIYFFDQIDELPAYWPECGKNTESVGQLWLGLLRFYTEEFDFKEHVISIRRKSLLTTFKKQWTSKYIVIEDPFDLNHNLGAGLSRKMTNFIMKAFINGRRVFGIPVKGLPKDYPSKMEYFFDPDVLTEGELAPNDRCCRICGKIGHFMKDCPMRRKVRRRRDQEDALNQRYPENKEKRSKEDKEIHNKYTEREVSTKEDKPIQCTPQKAKPMRAAADLGREKILRPPVEKWKRQDDKDLREKRCFICGREGHIKKECPQFKGSSGSLSSKYMTQGKASAKRTQQES; this is translated from the exons ACTCCTTTATTGATGTTGATGCAGACTTCCATGCTAGGGTGCCAGTAGTGGTGTGCAGAGAAAAGCAAAG TGGTCTTCTGTGTAAAGTGAGCGCAGGAAATGAAAATGCTTGTCTGACAACAAAGCATTTAACTGCCCTTGGAAAACTAGAACCAAAGCTGGTTCCTTTGGTGATTGCATTTAGGTACTGGGCAAAG CTTTGCAGTATAGATCGCCCTGAAGAAGGAGGTCTGCCACCTTATGTGTTTGCCCTGatggccattttctttcttcagcagAGGAAAGAACCCCTTTTGCCTGTATATCTAGGATCATGG ATTGAAGGATTCTCATTAAGCAAACTAGGGAATTTCAACCTTCAAGACATTGAAAAAGATGTTGTGATCTGGGAACATACTGACAGTGCTGCAGGGGACACAGGCACAACAAAAGAAGAGGCACCAAGAGAAACGCCGATTAAAAGGGGACAG GTGTCATTAATGTTGGATGTGAAACACCAGCCTTCAGTACCAGTTGGGCAGCTCTGGGTGGAATTGCTGCGATTCTATGCTTTAGAATTTAATTTGGCTGATTTAGTGATAAGTATTCGTGTCAAAGAATTGGTATCTCGGGAATTGAAGGATTGGCCCAAAAAGCGCATTGCCATTGAAG atCCCTACTCTGTTAAAAGAAATGTGGCAAGAACCCTAAATAGTCAACCTGTGTTTGAATATATACTTCATTGTTTAAGGACAACATACAAGTATTTTGCTCTTCCACACAAAATTACAAAATCCAGCCTTCCAAAGCCTCTGAATGCAATTACATGTATATCAGAACATTCTAAAGAAGTAATAAATCATGATCCAGATGTACAAACAAAAGATGATAAGCTCAAAAACTCAGTTTTGGCCCAAAGTCCTGGTGCTACCAGTTCAGCTGCAAATACCTGTAACGTACAGCCACTTACTCTTAAAGAGACTGCTGAAAGTTTTGGAAGCCCACcaaaagaagaaatgggaaatGAACACATCAGTGTCCACCCTGAAAACTCAGACTGTATCCAAGCAGATGTTAACTCTGATGATTACAAGGATGTTAAAGTACACCATCcagaaacaggaaggaaaaacGAGAAAGAGAAAGTTGGAAGGAAGGGCAAGCATCTGTTGACTGTTGATCAGAAACGTGGAGAGCGTGTTGTCTGTGGCAGCACACGTAATAATGAGTCAGAGAGCACTTTGGATTTAGAAGGCTTCCAAAATCCCACAGCTAAAGAGTGTGAGGGACTTGCCACTTTAGATAACAAGGCTGATCTTGATGGAGAAAGTACAGAAGGTACTGAGGAACTAGAAGACTCTCTAAACCACTTTACCCACTCAGTACAGGGCCAGACATCAGAAATGATTCCCTCTGATGAAGAGGAGGACGACGacgaagaagaggaggaggaagaagaaccTAGGCTCACCATTAACCAAAGGGAAGATGAAGATGGCATGGCTAATGAAGATGAGTTAGACAACACCTACACTGGGTCAGGGGATGAGGACGCCCTATCTGAAGAGGATGATGAGTTAGGCGAGCCTGCTAAGTATGAAGATGTGAAAGAATGTGGAAAACATGTAGAAGGAGCTCTCCTAGTggaacttaataaaataaatcttaaggAAGAAAATGTATGTGAAGAAAATTCACCTGTGGAtcagtctgattttttttatgaATTCAGTAAACTTATCTTCACCAAAGGCAAG TCTCCTACGGTAGTGTGCAGCTTATGCAAACGAGAGGGTCATCTAAAGAAGGACTGTCCTGAAGACTTCAAAAGAATCCAGCTAGAACCTCTGCCACCGTTAACACCcaagtttttaaatatcttagATCAAGTCTGTATCCAGTGTTATA AGGATTTTTCTCCAACAATTATAGAAGATCAGGCTCGTGAACATATTCGGCAAAACCTAGAAAGTTTCATAAGACAGGACTTTCCAG GAACTAAATTGAGCCTGTTTGGCTCCTCCAAAAATGGATTTGGGTTCAAACAGAGTGACCTTGACGTCTGTATGACAATTAATGGACTTGAAACTGCTGAG GGATTGGACTGTGTCAGAACTATTGAAGAATTAGCAAGAGTCCTCAGAAAACATTCAG GTCTGAGAAACATCTTACCTATTACAACAGCAAAGGTGCCAATTGTGAAGTTCTTCCATTTGAGAAGTGGTCTGGAAGTAGATATCAGTTTGTATAACACATTG gCCCTTCATAACACAAGGCTTTTATCTGCTTATTCTGCCATTGATCCCAGAGTGAAGTATTTGTGCTATACCATGAAAGTATTTACAAAG ATGTGTGATATTGGTGATGCATCTAGAGGCAGCTTATCATCGTATGCATATACTCTTATGGTGCTATATTTTCTCCAGCAGAGGAATCCACCAGTCATTCCTGTCCTTCAAGAG atatacaaaggtgaaaagaaacctgaaatatttgttgatggctggaatatttatttttttgatcaaATAGATGAACTG cCTGCCTATTGGCCAGAATGTGGAAAAAATACAGAATCTGTTGGGCAGTTATGGTTGGGCCTTCTTCGTTTCTACACAGAGGAATTTGATTTTAAAGAACATGTTATTAGCATCAGGAGAAAAAGTCTGCTTACAACTTTTAAGAAACAGTGGACCTCAAAATACATTGTTATTGAAG ATCCCTTCGATTTGAATCATAATCTTGGAGCTGGATTATCAAGGAAAA TGACAAATTTTATAATGAAGGCTTTTATCAATGGTAGAAGAGTATTTGGTATTCCTGTCAAGGGGCTTCCAAAGGACTACCCCTCAAAAATG GAATACTTTTTTGATCCAGATGTGTTAACTGAAGGAGAGCTGGCCCCAAATGATAGATGTTGTCGAATTTGTGGAAAAATCGGACACTTCATGAAGGACTGTCCTATGAGGAGAAA AGTAAGACGGCGGCGAGATCAGGAAGATGCCCTGAACCAAAGATACCCTGAGaacaaggaaaaaagaagcaaagaggaCAAAGAAATTCACAACAAGTACACAGAAAGGGAGGTGTCAACAAAAGAGGATAAGCCCATACAGTGCACACCTCAGAAAGCCAAGCCAATGCGGGCAGCTGCTGACCTGGGGAGGGAGAAGATCCTCAGGCCACCAGTAGAAAAATGGAAGAGACAGGATGACAAAGACTTAAGAGAAAAACGTTGTTTTATTTGTGGAAGAGAAGGGCACATTAAAAAGGAATGCCCACAGTTTAAAGGCTCTTCAG